The Lewinellaceae bacterium nucleotide sequence GGCCAGCAACCAGGAAAAAAAGTTCATTCCCCACTCCTGTTCATCTTCAATCTGCACCGCACCCCGGTAAAATTGTCCTTTTTGATTGACCCAGCCATCATCTATGGAGGCCAGGTATTTACCCAGTTGATATTGTTTCAACCTTGAATGGTTATTGGAAGCATCCCAGAATGCCTCCTTTTCCGTAGGGGTCAGAATTTGTCCTAAAAAAATATGGTTGCTTTTCCAAAGAGAAGTCACCTCATCCTTGTAGGTAGCGTGCTGAACACCTCCCCCCAGCGAATCAGGACAGGGATCTTTTGGCTGCCGGATGCTGCCGTCTTTGCAGAACCACCTAATGCTTTTGTAGGTTCCGCGAGTATCGAGTTTATAAGCCGCGATCCGCGCTGCGATCTTTTCATTGGTTACAGGAGTCTGTCCGTTGATGACGTTTGAAAATCCAGGGGCAAAACCTGCAATTAAAAGGAATAATAGTATTTTTCTCATGGTATATTTTTTATCCACTTATAAGACTCCACTTATGGTCCACAGTAACCTTAAATAGAATTTATTATTTTCCAGGGATTGCTTCCAGGAAAGAAACCTTTGAACGCACCCGGCGATCAAGGCTTTTTTGTGATCAGTAAAAATTCATCCCTCGCCTCCTTCCGAATGCCGGGGAGGACGTCATGTGATTTTTGTTGATCCCTAGTTTGACTGCAAAAAATCGGATTAAGAGGTATCGTCTTAATTAAGCAACACTACGATGCCCGTAACCCCGAATTTTGGGCAAGTATCCCTCAAATAGTTGTTGGCCTCGTACTGGGTTTTGAAGGGCCCCAAAAACATCCTTGTGACCGATTCATTCGGGCGGGTGGATCCTTTTTGCAGGTAAAGGTATTTCATGCCCTTCCTTTGAAGGTCCACAAGGGTCCGCTGCGCATTGGATTCCAAAGTATAGGCGCCCAATTGGATAAAATAGCCTGTTTGTCCCAAGGGTAAATATTTTACGGCTTCAGTCTCCTGTGTGGTGGCAACATTATTTACCGCAGGCGGGGCCGAATAAGTTCTAGGGCTTTCTTTTGGCACCTGTTGGGCTTGCCGGGGCTGTGGTGTTACCTGGGTATTAGCCGGCGAAGTTTCCCCCTTGGCTACGAGTTTATCCCGGGGGGTAGCAATAATCTTACGGGGGGCATTATCATAACTAACCGGATCACGTCCCGTAACATCTGACCAGGTACTCAATACTTTTGGGTTGGTTCGGGAAAACCCCACCACCTGAACATTAACCATCTTTTTTCCCGCTTTGATCAGGTCTAACCTTTCTGCCGCAATCCTGGAAATATCCACTACACAACCTTCACAGAAAGTACCCCGGTCGTTGACCCGAACAATTACAGACATATCGTTATCCTGTCGGGTGACCTTTAACAAGGTGCCAAAGGGATGCGTCTTATGAGCACAGGTAAGTTCCTGCTGGCTGAAGACCTCGCCGGAGGCTGTTTGCCGGCCATTGAGATAATCAGCATAATAAATGGCATAGCCTGTTTCGTAATTGGATTGTGCGGTAAGGTTATAAAAAAACACCCCCGCCAAAAGAAAAGAAAAAAAATATTTCATAGATCGGTAATTGAAGTAATGTTCTTACATAGTTTAACAGGATGGCAAACCTGAATTTTATATAAAACCAGAATCGGCAGCCTTTTAGCTACACATAAGGTAAGCCCCTGACTTACAAAGTTACACAATAAGCATTCAAGATGCAAAACAAGAATTATCTTTAGGCTTTTTACCGAAATAAAGATTGATCAGAAAAGAATAAATGCTCGAATTTACGCCGAATATTATAGATCACATTCTCATTTTCATTATTGGCATTCTTCTGCCTTTAAGGTCTGTGAAGGCCCAGGATATGTTGAAAAAAATAACCTTCACCCCCATAATGAAAAGCAGATTGTACCTGGGTAATAGCCTGAGTTTATGGATCATGGCAGGCATTCTGGCGGGCATCAACTGGTTTATGGGCCGGCCTCCCGTCGATTTTGGTTTACACTGGCCGCCAGCGTCCTTGAATTCCTATGCTTTCTGGGCCCTTGGAGGATTTGTCCTTTTATACGGTTTTGACCTGGTTTATGAAACGAGCTTCCCGAAAACACGAAAAAAAACCATAACCGAGTGGCAGGAAAATATTCCTTTTTTGCCGGTTTCATTCGGGGAATTCAAGCAATTCATCCCGTTGGCGCTCACGGCCGGAATTTGCGAGGAATTTATCTTCCGAGGTTATTTTATTACCTATTTTTATAATCTGGTCGGCCAGAATTTCGCCTATCTCGCCATTATCATCCCTACCCTCATTTTTGCGCTGGTGCACCAATACCAGGGCAAAAAAGCCATGATCAAAATATTTTTTATGGCCATTTTTTTTGGACTGATCTACTATTTTACAGGCTCATTGTGGCAAGTGATGCTCCTCCATTTTTTCGTCGATCTGATCGGTGGTTTTTTAGCTTGGCAACTGCTGAAAAATGCTCCCGCACCTTCGAAACCCGTCATGGACGATGAAGGATTCCAGGAATATCCTCCCGAAATTTCCGATGAAAACTCCGGATTCCCGGAAAATGAGGAAGACTAAAAAAGGTTTCCACATGCCAGGAGGAAAAGAAAACCACATTTTAGTTCATATTCCATTTCATCCTTGTGTCCTGCTATCCTTTCACTCCTTCCAAAATTTCGCTTCAATTTTCTCAGCCAATACCCGCGCATGCCCTTCCCTGGATTCAAAAGACCATCCCCCGATATGGGGCGAAAGCACCACGTTCTCCGCCTGTTGCAGATAATGAAAAGGGGCAGGCAAATGATCAAAGTCCAGGAATTCGAAGGAAGTTTCCTCATACTCCAGCACATCCAGTGCGGCTCCCCTCACCTTACCGGTTTTCAGGTGCTCCACCAAAGCGGCCGTATCTAACACCAAGCCACGAGCGGTATTCACCAGGAAAATGGGTTTTTTAAAATTATGCAAAAAAGCATCATCCACAAAATGGTGATTGGAGGGCATATACGGAATGTGAAGGCTCAGTATATCACTTTTTTCAAAGAGCGTCTCCAGGCTTACCTCTCGAGCATTTTCGTCCCCATAACCGGTAAGATACTTATCGTAAGCGATCACCTCAGCTTCGAATCCTTTCAATCGCCGGGCAAAGGCGCGGCCCATATTTCCGTAACCCAAAATGCCAACGGTTTTGCCCTTGATCTCCCAGGCCCGGTTGGCTTCACGGAACCAATGACCTTCCCGAATCTGCCGGTCCCCCCTGGCCAGGTTGGCCATTAAAGCGATCAGCAAACCAATAGTATGTTCCCCTACCGCATCGCGGCTGCCCTCAGGAGAAGTGATCACCGTAATCCCCTTTTCCGCAGCGTATTCCAGGTCGATATGTTCGGTACCGACTCCTTCGCGGGCGACAAAGGAAAGATTTTTGGCTTGTTCCAGAAGAGACCTGTCCACCGCTACCCTGCTGCGGATCACAATACCGAAATAGGCATTTATTTTGGCTTCGAGCTCGGTTTTTGAACTTTCCTCATCCAGTTCACATTCAAAGCCCAGCTGGGTGAGTCTTTGCTCCAGGTAAGGATGGGCCTTATTGATAAACAGCACTTTACGCTTCATATTCATTTTTTTCATAAAAGGAAGTCAAGGTTTTTTTTGTCCAAATTTTCAAACAGTAATCCGGCTGTTCATCACTATTTAATTTCAAACCTGTCATTGTTAACAAAAAAATAACATCACTATTGGAGAATAAAATTATTAAAGTGTATATTTGTTTTCACCTTTTAAAAGATAAGGTTTTTTTACCAATGCAATATTTTGGAAATTAACTTTATCCCACAGCAACTTATCTCAATGGAAAACTTCATTTTGCGTGGATCAATCTCTGATTGAAGCGACACTCATAAATGCAAGTACCTGCTTATCTCCAAAACGATTACCCACAGTTTTCGGCGTATGCAAATATGCCCGTAATCATAATTAATCTGAAATAAAAACACGCCTTATTTTTTAATGTTTTAAAAAATAAGATTATGAGGTTGTTTTACACCATTATTCCAATTGTTTGCCTATTGGCCAACGTCGCTTTTTCACAAAACAATGACTGCATCAATGCCGAAGTTATTTGCAGCAGCAGTCAGATCGCCTACAATCCTGCCGGTCCCGGTGTGGATGATTTTGCTGACCCTGACAATGATTCCGGTTGTCTCATCGCGGATGAACACCAAAGTGCCTGGTACTATTTTGAATTCCGGTCGGACATGCCGCCCAACAGTATCCTCGAGTTTGTCATCAGCCCTTTAGCCGGAGCCGGTGAAGATTATGATTTCGCCATTTATGGCCCCGACCCGCATTGTGATAACCTGGGCGCGCCGGTTCGTTGTTCTTTTGCCAACAGCTTTTGTTTCTACTGTCCTGTGACCGGCCTCGGTAATGGCACCGTTGACGTCAGCGAACCACCCTCAGGAGATGGTTTTGTTGCACCTCTGGTCGTCCAGCCCGGCGAGGGGTATTACCTACTAGTGGATAATTACGACAACAGTTCCGAGGGATTTGAACTCACCTGGGGCGGTGGAGCCTCCGTTTATCTCGACTGTACCGCTACTCCGGAATGTAACATCCAGTTGTCACAGGAAGGGCCGCTCGATCTTTGCCCCTCACCTGCCGATGTAGCCATGCCCGTTTCCATCAGCGGGCTGGATGGCAATGAAACCTATCTATGGACCGCCACTGGCGGCGGATCGGCCTTTCTCTCGGCCACCAATGTGGGTGTACCTATGCTCAGTATTCCTCCCGGAACTTCAGGAAGTTTTGTTTATACGCTGACCGTTTCCAATCCGGCGTGCCAGAAGAGCATCGATATTACCGTCAACGTCACCGCATCCATTGGAATTACCATTACCGGTGATACGGAAGCCTGTGCCGGCGAACAAATATCACTATCCGTTCCCGGAACCTTTTCTTCCTACAATTGGTCATCCGGAGGGGCCGGATCAGGCATCAACGTCAACACTTCGGGTAGTTATTCGGTGCAGGTGACTGATGCCGCCGGTTGCGTGGGTTCCCAGTCGGTTACTGTCGTTTTCCACCCCTTGCCGACGCCACAAATTACTGGGGATCAGACCATTTGTGAAGGAGAGGTCGCTGCTTTCGATGCGGGCCCCGGGTATTCAGGGTATTCCTGGAGCAGCGGAGGCAACCAGCAAACCCTCTCTACCTCCGCGCCGGGGAACTTTTCGGTCACCGTCACAGATGACAACGGATGCCAGGGAAGTGATGCCATTTCCCTTCAGGTTTCCCCTCCACCGGCGGTGACCATAAGTGGAGACGCCTTCCTTTGCAAAGGGGAAAGCACGTCCCTTACCGCGACCCCGGGGATGGCGGCCTATTTATGGAGCACAGGAGCACAAACCCCCTCCATTGCCGTAACGAATGGAGGAACCTATGAGGTTGAAGTGACTGATCCAAACGGATGTTCAGGCAGTGGAGAAGTTGTGGTACAAATCTCAGACATCCAGGTGGAACTCACCAGGGAAGACCCTACCTGTTACGGGGATGCAAATGGTTTTATCCGCATCGATGATGTAAAAGGAGGTTTTCCTCCTTATCAGTATAGCTGGGATGGAGGATTATTCGGCCATACAAACATGTTGTCATCTCTTGGTTCCGGGGTTTACGCCCTTAACGTGGTAGATGCCGCCGGTTGTGAAGTGGAGCAGGACATCAACATTTTTGAAGGATTTGATCTTATCCTCGACCTTGGAGAAGACCGCTTTATCAAACTTGGAGAGGAAGTACACGTCAGTGCCCAGCTCAACATCCAGGAAGCAGAAATTTCAACCCTCACCTGGTCACCGGAAGGTCTTTTTGACTGCACAGGTTGTCTCGAGTTCGATTATTTTCCCCTGGGCACCACCACCATCAATGCTTTTGTGGAAGACCTTAGGGGCTGTAAAACCGAACACGAGGTCACTATTTTTGTAGACAAAGAGCGGGAAGTTTTTATTCCCAACGCCTTTTCCCCCAATGACGACGGGGTGAATGATATACTTATGATCTATGCAGGTAAGGATGTAGCCGAGATCAAAAGTTTTCGCATCTTCAACCGCTGGGGCAGCCCTGTTTTCGACCTCACAGGATTCCAGCCCAACGATCCGGCTTACGGCTGGAACGGAAAAACGACGGCAGAAATGAACTCCGCCACTTTCATCTACGCCGCTGAAGTGGAATTCATCGACGGAGCCACTAAGTTGTTTACCGGGGATTTTGTGTTGTTGCGGTAAACTGTATCCCAGACATTTGCCTGACTAAAACCGCGGAAGCTTAACACATAGTCACATAGTGCACATAGCCTTATAACAAAAACTATATGCACTATGTGACTATGTGTTTTGAATACCCCCCTACCTTGCCGATATTCGCAACATGTCAGAAAGAAAATTCGTTGGTTACGGGGGATTTTGTGTTGTTGCAGTAAAATCTATCCCAGGCATTTGCCTGACTAAAACCGCGGAAGCTTAACACATAGGCACATAGTGCACATAGCCTTATAACAAAAACTATATGCACTATGTGACTATGTGTTTTGAATCCTTCCCTACATTTCCGATATTCGCAACATGTCAGAAAGAAAATTTTATGCCCTGGGTACTGCGCCACAGGTACCCACGCGAAAACGAAACCAGAACGGTTACTTCCTGAGATGGGATGATCAGGGTTTTCTGTTTGATCCGGGAGAAGGCACCCAGCGACAGATGATCTATGCCAGTATTTCTGCCCATGAAATCACCAAAATTTTCATCACCCATTTTCATGGAGATCATTGCCTGGGGTTGCCCGGCATATTGCAACGCATTTCCCTGGATAATGTATCCCACCCGGTGGAAGTATATTTTCCGGCTTCCGGGATGGAATATTTCAACCGGATGAGGCAGGCCTCTATTTTCCACGACCGGGCCGACATCCGGCCGATGCCTTTTAAAGAAGCCGGGGTTCTTTTTGAAAATGAAAAAATTTCCATCACTACCCTACCCCTGGATCATACGGTGGATTGCTGGGGTTATAGGTTACAGGAACGTGACGGGATTAGCTTTGTTCCCGAAAAGTTGAAGGCACTGGGGCTGGAAGGACCGATAGTCGGACAACTAAAAAAAGAGGGCAGCATTACAGTGAGCGGAAAGCAGATATCGCTGGAAGCCGTGAGTGTGCCAAAGCCTGGTCAATCCTTTGCCTTTATACTCGACACCAGGGTTTGTGACAATGCCGTGCGTTTGGCGCAGAATGTCGACCTAATGGTCTGCGAAGCCACTTTTTTGAACGAACACCGACAGGAGGCACATGATTTCGGGCACCTTACCGCAGCACAAGCCGCAAAGATCGCCGCGAATGCCGGAGCCCGGTGGCTGACGCTCACCCATTTTTCACAACGGTACCAGGATGAGGAAGCTTTTGCCAGGGAAGCCAAACCATTATTCGAGCATGTTGTTTGTATGAAGGACGGCGATATCGTTGAAATGCCCAAAAGAAAAACATGAAGGATATGATCAGAAAATATATTTTAGTCTCAGTCTTTATGATGGCCGTATCCATGGCTATCGGGCAATACGATTTTTCCATCAACGGAAAATCCATCCTGGATCTGCAAAATGAATCTTCGGCTCCTTTAAAAATTACCCTCCCCATTTTTCATGCCATGCCTTTATTGGAGGACGATCCTCAGCGGGTTGATTTCCCCGGATTGGAACAACAGTTACTGGCGCCTTATAATATCGATGAAATTCCTTTTTTCTGCCGGTTGGAAGTCAAAATTGAAAAGAGACTTCGTGTTCCATTTAAATTCAGGCTCGGCGAGGTGCATTATACCGAAAGTATGGAAGGAAAATACTGATTTTCATCCTTAGCTGAAAAAATTATTTTTTTTATTATTTTATTTTTTACTGCAAATTTTCATTAAAAACGCTACATTTGACTTCAAATTTAGGTTCAACTTTAGATTTTTGACCTGTTTTTTCGAAATTACCGTGTAAAAATCGATAATTTCTTAAAAATTAAAAAAAACTAATATGTTGTTCTTTTGCATCTAACCAATCATAAACCGGCTTCCAGGTCACGATGAAATAAGACCATCTTTTTTTACAATTTTGAATTAATCAACCCCTTAATTTCCATTTTCGAGGATAAGTTTTCGAATATTTCCAGTTTTTCCTGACCAAATTAACCGTAAAAAAAATGAGGTTGTTAAGCCACCTCGTATAAGGTTTCATTTTTCATTTACTTCAATCAACATTCAAACATCAATGAGTCATTCAAGATTTAGTGCAATTGAAAACATTCTCACCAGGACGGAGGATGATTTCGTTCAGATCAACGATCCTAAAGAAAAAATTTCTTCTTATTTCGGCAGTCTTGTTTTTAATGACGCTAAAATGAAGGAATATCTTACAGAAAAATCATACAAAAACGTAAAACAGGCCATTGATTCGGGAGCAAAGATTTCCCGAAAAGATGCCGACATTGTGGCGGAAGCCATGAAACGTTGGGCTATGGATCATGGAGCTACCCACTTTACCCACTGGTTTCAGCCCCTTACCGGAAGGACCGCTGAAAAACACGATTCCTTTTTTACGCTAAAGCCTGACGGCAGCTTTTTGGAAACCTTCAGCGGGGACAGGCTGGCTCAGCAGGAACCTGACGGCTCGAGTTTCCCGGGCGGTGGACTGCGTTCCACTTTTGAGGCGCGCGGTTATACGGCATGGGATCCTTCTTCTCCTGCCTTTATCATTGAAATGAGTGACGGGAAAACGCTGTGTATCCCCACCATATTTGTAACCTACAGCGGGGAAGCCCTCGATTACAAACTTCCACTGCTCAAATCCCAGGCCTTCCTGGAACAGGCTGCTGTTCCTGTATGTAAATTATTCGATCGAAAAGTAGATAAGGTCTTTGTTACCCTGGGATGGGAGCAGGAATACTTCCTGGTAGATGAAGCTTTGTACCACGCCCGACCCGACCTCGTCATGACCGGCCGCACCCTGCTGGGCAAACACAGCCCGAAAGGACAGCAGCTCGATGATCATTATTTTGGAACCATTCCACAGCGGGCCTACGCTTTCATGCGCGACCTGGAGATCGAATGTCACAAACTGGCCATTCCGATCACTACCCGGCACAATGAAGTAGGTCCCGGCCAGTACGAGTTTGCTCCGATTTTCGAGGATGTCAATGTTGCCGTAGACCACAACCAGCTGCTGATGGATTTGATGGACCGGGTGGCCCAGCGTCATAGGCTGAGGGTATTGTTGCACGAAAAGCCATTCGCCGGAGTGAACGGTTCCGGGAAACACAACAACTGGTCAATGGCCACGAATACAGGTAAGAACCTCTTGTCTCCTGGAGAAATCCCTGGCAAAAACCTGATGTTCCTGACATTCTTTGTCAATACCATCATGGCTGTTTACAAACATGCCAATCTACTCAGGGCCAGTGTAGCTTCAGCTTCCAACGACCATCGTCTTGGAGCCAATGAAGCGCCTCCTGCGATCATTTCTGTTTTCCTTGGAGAAACTTTGACCAGGGTATTGAATGACGTTTTGAAAGGAGGGGCAGTAGACTCTGCCGATGTTAAAAAAGTACTCGATTTACTGAGCAAGGTGCCGAGCCTGGAAAAAGATAATACGGACCGTAACAGAACTTCTCCATTTGCGTTCACCGGTAATAAATTTGAGATCAGGATGGTCGGTTCTTCCATGAACTGCGCCGCCCCGATGACGATCATGAATACCATCGTTGGTAAACAACTGGAGGAATTCTATGCCGATGTACAGTCTATTGTGGATAAGGAGGGTGTCAAAGTGAACACAGCTGCCCTTAAAGTCATCAAAAAATACATCAAAGAATTCCAGCCCATTCTTTTTGAAGGGGACGGTTACAGCGATGAGTGGAAAAAAGAAGCTGCCAAACGCGGCCTCGCCAACACACCAAACACCCCTGACGCCCTCGAAGCTTATATGTCTGAAAGTTCAAAGGCATTGTTTAAACACAGCCAGGTTTTTTCCGAAAAGGAACTGGAAGCTCACTATGATGTGATGTGTGAAAACTATACGCTTAAGGTACAGATTGAAGCCAGGGTCATGGGAGAACTGACGTTAAACCATATTGTACCTGCTGCTGTGAAGTACCAAAACGTACTCCTTGATAATGTACTCAGTATGAAGGAACTCGGCTTACCGGAAGCTGATTATGCGGGCCAGCTGGATGATATCAAGCGCATTTCACATCACGTCAGAGAAATCAGAAAAGAGGTGGAAGCCATGATCAACGAGCGTAAGAAAGCGAACAAAATCGAACATGCTCCTGAAATGGCAAAGGCTTACTGCAATAAGGTGAAACCTTACATGGAAACGATTCGTTACAACGCTGACAAATTAGAATATATCATTGACGATCAGGATTGGCCAATGGTTAAGTACCGTGAGTTGATGTTTGTGAAATAAATTCCCCTTCTCTCATTAACGTGAAACGACCCGAATTTTGCCTAAAAGTAAAGTCCGGGTCGTTTTTTTTCTGTTCCGGGGTTGAAGGAATGTGGACTTTGCCAATTTTACCGCTTTAAAATGGCATTTAATCCGGCATAGCCTCCGGCATTATAAACCTCTACCCCTCTGCGCTTTAGTAAATTGGTCGCCATTTCACTTCTCCGCCCGCTACGGCAATAGGCCAGCACCACCTTTTTTTGTTTTTTTATGTCCTCAGCCACCTCGTTGATCATTCCCAAAGGGATATTTACGGCACCGAGAATGTGGCCCGATTCAAACTCCTGTTCTGTACGAACATCCAGGATCAATGCCCCTTTTTTTACTTTGGCTCTGATCGACTCGGCAGATTCGATTTCAGGGCCGCCAAATAATTTTTTCAGAAAACTCATTGGTGTTAATTTTTTGTGCTGCAAAGTTCATCATTCTACAACTGAACTCCGGTGACCTTTGTCACATGGTCAACAATTGATGGAACGATAATGCCGTACTGCAGGTCGGGTTGTTCAAAGTAGTTCAAATGGTTCCAGGTGTTCAAGTTGAGCGAAGCAGTATCCCTTACCGGTGGTCTGGAAAGTTCAATCTTTCTAATCCCCTTTCGCTGACTCAAAGCAATTAAATGGTTGTAATACCGGCTGTTCAGAGCAGTCAAAAAATTGGTATTTGTGACAATTATCACCGATTTAAGGTTAAAAATGCCTGTTTTTTGCCTTTGAACTTATTCCGAAAAGAAAAACGATTTCATAAAAAAGAATACAATGGGTTACGTCGTACATTTAACATTAGGATTTGGAATGGCATTTTTGGGGCTGGTGCCTCCGGGTATGCTCAATATGACAGCTGTGAGGACCAGCATTGAAAAAGGAATGAAATGCGGACTTCGGTTTTCTGCTGGGGCCGCTTCAATAGTGATCATACAGGCATTTACGGCCCTTACCTTTGCGAAATACCTCAATGCACACCCCGAAATATTTGATGTACTGAAAAAAGTCGCCACAGGCATTTTCATCCTGCTGGCTGTTTTTTTCTTTACCCAGGCAAGAAAACAATTCAAGGCTCAGGGCAAGCAAAAAAAAGGCAACAGTTTTTACACCGGCATGCTGATGTCATCTTTGAATGCACTGGCCATTCCCTTTTATTTTGGTTACAGCTCGATCATGGAAGCCAAAGGGCTGATCATTTTGCAACACCCCTATATTACCGTTTTTGTATTAGGAGCTGTGATCGGGGCCTTCGCGCTTTTTGCTACTTATGCCAAATTCGCTGAAGTCATTGTAAAACGTGCCCAATTCATTGCCAAAAACATCAATTATATCCTTAGTGCCTTGTTTGTTGCTTTAGCGGTAATTCAAGCAATCAGCTTTTTTTGATAATTTTTTTTAAAAAATATACAAATTCCTTGCATTACGTTTATTTAATCCATACGTTTGCAACAGCGAAACAAAAATAATTTTGATGAAAGCTCATTTGAACAATAACTATTTTTTTGGTTTTTACTTTTACGCTCAACCGTAAGGGACTACCAAATTTTGTTCATCTGAGAAAAGATATAAAATAGGAAGTCCCGTTCAACCGGGACTTTTTTTTTGTGCTCAAATCAATTAAAACCATGCTTAAAAAATCAAGTTTTTTTAATTATTTCTTTTTTTACTTTTTTAGCAATGCGTAGCAGGGCTTGATTTGCTGTACAATTAACACAAATAAAGGCCCCGCACATGGGGCTTTTTTTTTATCTAAAAATAAACAAAATGGTAAGGCCGGAACAAGACATTGAGATCATAACAAAAACAAAGCCCTCCCTAAGGGTAGCCATCCAGGGTTATGCCGGGGCATTTCACGACATCGCCTCCAGGCTTTGTTTCAAAGACCACGATATTGATGTGGTGCCGGCACATACCTTTGAAGAGCTGGTGGAAAAGCTGGAAACAGACACCACCATTGATGCCGCCCTGATGGCCATCGAAAATACCCTGGCAGGAAGCCTTATGCACAATTACTCTTTGCTCAATGAATCGCAACTGACCATCTCCGGGGAAGTTTTCCTACGCATCAAACAAAACCTCATGGTGCTGCCAGGTGTCAAACTCGAAGACCTCAAGGAAGTGCACTCCCACCCGGTAGCCATTGAGCAATGTCGCAAATTTTTCATACAACACCCTCACATCCGACTCGTCGAAACCGTGGATACCGCCCTGAGCGCCAAAAACATCCTGGACCATAACCTCACCGATACAGGAGCCATTGCCAGCACCCTGGCGGCCGATCTATACGGTATGGAAATCATCGCGGAAAGTATTGAAACGCATCATAAAAATCATACCCGTTTTTTGGTTCTCAGGCGTAACAGCCATTTCATGGAAGATCAAAAAGCCAATAAAGTTTCCATCAGTTTTTCTCTCACTCACGAAGTGGGAAGCCTGCATAGCGTTTTAGCCCTGATGGCTGCCTATAATCTTAACCTGACCAAAATCCAGTCCACTCCCATAATAGGTAAACCCTGGGAATACATGTTTTTCGTGGATTTTGTAATGGGCGGGAAGATCAGTTTTGAACAAGGGATCGGAGCCATTCGCCCCATCACCCAAAATTTAAAGGTCCTCGGTGCTTATCCTATTGGTCAGCATCATGATTATTGACCCTGCATAATCAACCAGAAAAATCATAAGATAATACCACTAAAATTTATCAAACCATGACTCAACCGAATCTGCATATTTTGCCCCCCATACCTGAAATTAAAACAGCAAGCCGGCTAGGAGAAGTGAAAGAATACTATTTTTCCCAAAAATTACGCCAGATCGCACAAATGAGGGGAGAAGGGAAAAACATACTCAACTTAGGCATTGGCAGTCCGGACCTGTCTCCTGCGCCGGAAGTGATCGATGAATTTACAACCCGGATCAGGCAGGAGGATAATCACGGATACCAAAGTTATAATGGCATCCCGGAATTGAGGCATGCCTTTTCCAGTTGGTACGCCCAATGGTTCAGTGTGCAGCTCGATCCTGAAAATGAAATCCTGCCTTTGATCGGTTCCAAGGAAGGTATCATGCATATTGCCATGACTTTCCTGGAAGCGGGCGATGAAACTTTGGTACCCAATCCGGGATACCCGTCCTACAGCGCCGTTTCGAAACTTGCCGGGGCCACCCTCCGCGAATACAAACTCGAAGAGCACAATGGATGGATGCCCGATCTCGATGCCCTGGAGCAGCAAGACCTGAGCAAAGTAAAAATCATGTGGGTCAGTTACCCGAATATGCCTACCGGGGCAAATGCCGACGATGATTTTTTCACCAGGCTGATCCGGATCGCCCGAAAAAATGCTTTCCTGATCGTCAAT carries:
- a CDS encoding septal ring lytic transglycosylase RlpA family protein; the protein is MKYFFSFLLAGVFFYNLTAQSNYETGYAIYYADYLNGRQTASGEVFSQQELTCAHKTHPFGTLLKVTRQDNDMSVIVRVNDRGTFCEGCVVDISRIAAERLDLIKAGKKMVNVQVVGFSRTNPKVLSTWSDVTGRDPVSYDNAPRKIIATPRDKLVAKGETSPANTQVTPQPRQAQQVPKESPRTYSAPPAVNNVATTQETEAVKYLPLGQTGYFIQLGAYTLESNAQRTLVDLQRKGMKYLYLQKGSTRPNESVTRMFLGPFKTQYEANNYLRDTCPKFGVTGIVVLLN
- a CDS encoding CPBP family intramembrane metalloprotease; protein product: MLEFTPNIIDHILIFIIGILLPLRSVKAQDMLKKITFTPIMKSRLYLGNSLSLWIMAGILAGINWFMGRPPVDFGLHWPPASLNSYAFWALGGFVLLYGFDLVYETSFPKTRKKTITEWQENIPFLPVSFGEFKQFIPLALTAGICEEFIFRGYFITYFYNLVGQNFAYLAIIIPTLIFALVHQYQGKKAMIKIFFMAIFFGLIYYFTGSLWQVMLLHFFVDLIGGFLAWQLLKNAPAPSKPVMDDEGFQEYPPEISDENSGFPENEED
- a CDS encoding hydroxyacid dehydrogenase; its protein translation is MKRKVLFINKAHPYLEQRLTQLGFECELDEESSKTELEAKINAYFGIVIRSRVAVDRSLLEQAKNLSFVAREGVGTEHIDLEYAAEKGITVITSPEGSRDAVGEHTIGLLIALMANLARGDRQIREGHWFREANRAWEIKGKTVGILGYGNMGRAFARRLKGFEAEVIAYDKYLTGYGDENAREVSLETLFEKSDILSLHIPYMPSNHHFVDDAFLHNFKKPIFLVNTARGLVLDTAALVEHLKTGKVRGAALDVLEYEETSFEFLDFDHLPAPFHYLQQAENVVLSPHIGGWSFESREGHARVLAEKIEAKFWKE
- a CDS encoding gliding motility-associated C-terminal domain-containing protein, whose translation is MRLFYTIIPIVCLLANVAFSQNNDCINAEVICSSSQIAYNPAGPGVDDFADPDNDSGCLIADEHQSAWYYFEFRSDMPPNSILEFVISPLAGAGEDYDFAIYGPDPHCDNLGAPVRCSFANSFCFYCPVTGLGNGTVDVSEPPSGDGFVAPLVVQPGEGYYLLVDNYDNSSEGFELTWGGGASVYLDCTATPECNIQLSQEGPLDLCPSPADVAMPVSISGLDGNETYLWTATGGGSAFLSATNVGVPMLSIPPGTSGSFVYTLTVSNPACQKSIDITVNVTASIGITITGDTEACAGEQISLSVPGTFSSYNWSSGGAGSGINVNTSGSYSVQVTDAAGCVGSQSVTVVFHPLPTPQITGDQTICEGEVAAFDAGPGYSGYSWSSGGNQQTLSTSAPGNFSVTVTDDNGCQGSDAISLQVSPPPAVTISGDAFLCKGESTSLTATPGMAAYLWSTGAQTPSIAVTNGGTYEVEVTDPNGCSGSGEVVVQISDIQVELTREDPTCYGDANGFIRIDDVKGGFPPYQYSWDGGLFGHTNMLSSLGSGVYALNVVDAAGCEVEQDINIFEGFDLILDLGEDRFIKLGEEVHVSAQLNIQEAEISTLTWSPEGLFDCTGCLEFDYFPLGTTTINAFVEDLRGCKTEHEVTIFVDKEREVFIPNAFSPNDDGVNDILMIYAGKDVAEIKSFRIFNRWGSPVFDLTGFQPNDPAYGWNGKTTAEMNSATFIYAAEVEFIDGATKLFTGDFVLLR
- a CDS encoding ribonuclease Z — translated: MSERKFYALGTAPQVPTRKRNQNGYFLRWDDQGFLFDPGEGTQRQMIYASISAHEITKIFITHFHGDHCLGLPGILQRISLDNVSHPVEVYFPASGMEYFNRMRQASIFHDRADIRPMPFKEAGVLFENEKISITTLPLDHTVDCWGYRLQERDGISFVPEKLKALGLEGPIVGQLKKEGSITVSGKQISLEAVSVPKPGQSFAFILDTRVCDNAVRLAQNVDLMVCEATFLNEHRQEAHDFGHLTAAQAAKIAANAGARWLTLTHFSQRYQDEEAFAREAKPLFEHVVCMKDGDIVEMPKRKT